The Salvelinus alpinus chromosome 28, SLU_Salpinus.1, whole genome shotgun sequence genome includes a window with the following:
- the chdh gene encoding choline dehydrogenase, mitochondrial, whose product MLSAAASGKVGFNMGMGVGRCVSAWLRGSPNALNRRRDWDPSPRYSTTAAKPSTTSFNYVIVGAGSAGCVLANRLTEDPQESVLLLEAGPKDRTLGNVRLSWKIHMPAALTYNLCDDKVNWFYHTLPQEHVNNRVMYWPRGRVWGGSSSLNAMVYIRGHGEDYNRWQREGAEGWDYDHCLPYFRKAQCHELGGDRYRGGSGPLHVSRGKTNHPLHRAFIEAGQQAGYPFTNDMNGFQQEGLGWMDMTIYEGKRWSTASAYLRPVLNRANLRTEVQCLTTRILFDGRRAVGVEYTQNGEKKQVFAEKEVILSGGAINSPQLLMLSGVGNADDLKQLDIPVVQHLPGVGSNLQDHLELYVQQQCTQPITLYKAQKPFHMVKIGLEWLLQYTGYGATAHLESGGFIRSRGGVAHPDIQFHFLPSQVIDHGRVASKIEAYQVHVGPMRSTSIGWLKLKSASPLDHPIIQPNYLSTDTDVWEFRECVKLSREIFAQKAFDPFRGPEVQPGPECQSDAEIDAFVRHKADSAYHPSCTCKMGSPSDPMAVVDPETRVLGLEGLRVVDASIMPSVVSGNLNAPTIMIAEKAADIIRGRPALSDPGVPVYQPGSLETRR is encoded by the exons ATGCTCTCTGCAGCTGCTTCAGGCAAAGTTGGGTTCAATATGGGGATGGGAGTGGGCAGGTGTGTGTCAGCCTGGTTAAGAGGGTCCCCCAATGCCCTGAACAGAAGGAGGGACTGGGACCCCTCTCCCAGGTACAGCACCACAGCAGCCAAACCCAGCACCACGTCCTTCAACTATGTCATCGTGGGCGCTGGCTCGGCGGGCTGCGTCCTGGCCAACCGTCTCACGGAGGATCCCCAGGAGTCAGTGCTCCTGCTGGAGGCCGGCCCTAAGGACAGGACCCTGGGCAACGTCCGTCTCTCCTGGAAGATCCACATGCCGGCCGCCCTCACCTACAACCTGTGTGACGACAAGGTCAACTGGTTCTACCACACCCTGCCCCAGGAGCACGTGAACAACCGGGTGATGTACTGGCCCCGCGGCAGGGTGTGGGGTGGCTCCTCCTCTCTCAACGCCATGGTGTACATCCGGGGCCACGGTGAGGACTACAACCGCTGGCAGAGGGAGGGGGCGGAGGGATGGGACTACGACCACTGCCTGCCATACTTCCGCAAGGCCCAGTGCCACGAGCTGGGAGGCGACCGGTACCGGGGAGGCAGCGGGCCCCTGCATGTGTCCCGGGGGAAGACGAACCACCCTCTACACCGGGCCTTCATAGAGGCTGGCCAGCAGGCTGGGTACCCCTTCACTAACGACATGAACGGCTTTCAGCAGGAGGGCTTGGGCTGGATGGACATGACCATCTATGAAG GTAAGAGGTGGAGCACAGCCAGTGCGTACCTGCGGCCGGTCCTTAACCGAGCCAACCTGAGGACAGAGGTGCAATGTCTGACCACCAGGATCCTGTTTGATGGGAGGAGAGCTGTGGGCGTGGAGTACACTCAGAACGGGGAGAAGAAGCAG gtttTTGCTGAAAAGGAGGTCATTCTCAGTGGTGGGGCCATCAACTCCCCACAGCTTCTCATGCTGTCGGGGGTGGGCAACGCTGATGACCTGAAACAGCTAGACATCCCTGTGGTCCAGCATCTACCAG GAGTGGGCAGTAATCTTCAGGACCACCTGGAGCTGTATGTTCAGCAGCAGTGCACTCAGCCCATCACCCTGTACAAGGCCCAGAAGCCTTTCCACATGGTCAAGATTGGCCTGGAGTGGCTCCTCCAATATACAG GATACGGGGCCACAGCCCACCTGGAGAGCGGGGGCTTCATCCGGAGCAGAGGAGGCGTGGCCCACCCCGACATCCAGTTCCACTTCCTGCCCTCGCAGGTCATCGACCACGGCCGTGTCGCCTCCAAGATAGAAGCTTATCAg GTTCACGTGGGACCAATGAGAAGTACCAGTATTGGATGGTTAAAGCTGAAGAGCGCCAGCCCTCTAGATCACCCAATCATCCAGCCCAACTACCTCTCAACAG ACACAGATGTATGGGAGTTCAGGGAGTGTGTCAAGCTTTCTCGGGAGATCTTCGCCCAGAAGGCCTTCGACCCATTCCGGGGGCCCGAGGTACAGCCAGGCCCTGAGTGTCAGTCAGACGCCGAGATTGATGCGTTTGTGCGTCACAAGGCAGACAGCGCCTACCATCCGTCCTGCACGTGTAAGATGGGTTCTCCATCTGACCCAATGGCGGTGGTGGACCCAGAGACGCGCGTGCTGGGCCTCGAGGGCCTCCGTGTGGTCGACGCCTCCATCATGCCCAGCGTCGTCAGCGGCAACCTCAACGCCCCCACCATTATGATCGCGGAGAAGGCTGCTGACATCATCAGAGGGCGACCGGCGCTCAGCGACCCCGGGGTGCCTGTGTACCAGCCTGGATCTCTAGAGACCCGGCGATGA